In Geotalea uraniireducens, one genomic interval encodes:
- a CDS encoding AraC family transcriptional regulator has translation MKKQEIGRSETTSDTAAVRNTLIADIARWAINREEFTTPIPGLFFYHHDNPTEPSFGLYDPSICLVVQGAKTVHIENETFIYDANNYLLTSVHLPTTYQVISASPEEPYLGLVLKFDMKELSQLMIDCNAPSPHTKQIEHGMATSEVTLPLLSPFQRLVSLLDEPESIPILAPTIHKEILYRLLVGEQGARLRMIASAGSRSHQVARTIDWLKGNFSEQLRVEDLADMAHMSASSFHSHFRSMTSLSPLQYQKHLRLQEARRLMLAEHLDATTAAFRVGYESSSQFSREYSRLFGAPPLRDVAKLRQESVVTVN, from the coding sequence ATGAAAAAGCAGGAAATTGGCAGAAGCGAAACAACGTCTGACACGGCTGCCGTACGCAATACCCTGATCGCAGACATTGCCCGATGGGCCATAAATCGTGAAGAGTTCACAACGCCGATTCCGGGTTTGTTCTTTTATCACCACGACAACCCGACCGAACCAAGCTTTGGGTTGTATGACCCGAGCATCTGCCTGGTCGTACAAGGCGCAAAAACGGTTCACATTGAAAACGAGACATTTATCTATGATGCCAACAACTACCTGCTCACATCCGTGCATCTACCGACAACGTATCAGGTCATTTCAGCAAGCCCTGAAGAGCCTTACCTGGGGTTGGTGCTGAAGTTTGACATGAAAGAGTTGTCGCAATTGATGATCGACTGCAATGCACCGTCCCCGCACACCAAACAGATTGAGCATGGCATGGCAACAAGTGAAGTGACACTGCCTCTGCTCAGCCCTTTCCAAAGACTGGTCAGCCTGCTTGACGAACCCGAGAGCATTCCCATCCTCGCTCCTACTATCCACAAGGAGATCCTGTATCGTCTTCTCGTAGGTGAACAGGGGGCACGACTGCGCATGATCGCATCGGCAGGGAGCCGGAGCCACCAGGTTGCGCGGACGATTGATTGGCTGAAGGGGAACTTCTCGGAACAGTTACGAGTCGAGGATCTCGCCGACATGGCCCACATGAGTGCATCCAGCTTCCATAGCCACTTCCGGTCAATGACCTCCCTGAGCCCGCTTCAGTACCAGAAACACCTGCGCCTGCAAGAGGCACGGCGTCTCATGCTTGCCGAGCATCTTGACGCGACGACCGCCGCATTCCGGGTCGGCTATGAAAGCTCGTCACAATTCAGCCGTGAGTACAGCCGGCTGTTCGGCGCACCGCCTCTGCGTGATGTCGCGAAACTTCGCCAGGAATCGGTCGTGACTGTTAACTGA